DNA from Petroclostridium xylanilyticum:
ATCTTCTCACCATCTTAAAATGCTTTGGCGGTATGTGCATCATCAGCTTCCCTATAAATTCTTCCACTTATATATTTTTTCCCACACTTATTGCAAAACCTACTTTTTCAACTAAAGCCTACTTTAATCTTCTCAAAACATTGCATGCAAATATATGCTACAAAACCTAACGTCACATCTCCACAATATAGCATTTTTAAGACTTCACTGAGTAAGTGTTCTCTCATTTTTTCTGGAAACTTTTCTTTCTTAGCTTCCCAAAATCTATTAAAATGTTCTTGAAATATTTGTTTGATAATCCCTTTTGTCTTCATGATTATTTATTATCTCAAAATCCTATATCCTTTGCCAATACTTATCCACAGAAATTTTGCGCAAGCTATTTCCTTAATAAAAAAAAGCAGCAGCATCTTATTCCGCTAATTCCGTAGTGAGGATTCCTTATTCGATTTATAGCCTATATAAAAAAAGGCAGCATGTGTTAAAACTACCCGTTATTTACCCGTTCTATTTGCGTATTCTGAACCTGCTGGGTAGCGTTCTCCCGAAATCTTGATCTTCGAGAGCGCGTCGTTCAAATCACTTAGCTCCTCGGGAGTCAGCTCAATGTCCGCTGCGCCAAGATTTTCTTCCAGGCGCTCCAATTTGCGTGTTCCTGGAATCGGAACAATCCATGGCTTTTGTGCAAGCACCCACGCCAGAGCGATTTGAGCCGGCGTTGCGTTTTTCCCTGCAGCAACCTTCTTGATAAGTTCCACTAAGACCTGATTTGCTTCGAGATTCTCCGGTTTAAAGCGGGGAACAATGCTGCGGAAGTCGGAGCTAACAAATGTTGCATTCTTATCAATTTTTCCGGTAAGGAAACCCTTGCCCAGCGGGCTGAATGGAACGAAGCCGATTCCGAGTTCCTCCAGGGTAGGCAGCAGTTCTTCTTCAGGACTTCTCCACATCATTGAATATTCACTTTGAATTGCAGTGAGCGGCTGAACCGCGTGTGCGCGGCGAATCGTTTGCACTCCTGCTTCAGAAAGTCCCCAATATCTGATCTTCCCTTCCTTGATTAGGTCTTGTATTACTCCAGCTACTTCCTCGATAGGCACATTTGGGTCAACACGATGCTGATAGTACAGGTCAATGGCTTCGACTTTAAGGCGTTTGAGCGAGCCTTCCACTGATTGCCTAATGGTCGACCGCTTGCTGTCAAGCACCTGCTTGCCATCTACCATTTTGATGCCAAACTTGGTAGCGATGACCACCTTTCCCTTGAATGGAGCAAGGGCTTCACCTACCAACTCCTCATTCACATATGGACCATATACTTCAGCGGTATCGAAGAAAGTAACACCGCGGTCAATGGCCGCATGGATCAATGAAATCATCTCTTTCTTGTCTGATGCCGGACCATAACCATGGCTCATTCCCATGCAGCCGAGCCCGATTGCAGAAACCTCAAAACCACTGTTTCCTAATTTACGTTTTTCCAATTCTATTTCCCCCTTTCGTTTATGGTATCAAATTAAGTTTTTTTAGCCAGTTTGCAACATCTTTGTCTGCTCTGTCAACACTGCCGCCTCTAATAGCCAACCCGGATAATACCTTTGCATTTGGGCAAAGTTTCTTGATGTCGCGTTCACTACTTCCCATTCCACTACCTTCATGTGTGCAAAATGGAATAATGGTCTTTCCTGAAAAATCATACGACTCTAAAAATGTAAATACCGCCATCGGCATCGTTCCCCACCAATTCGGATATCCGATATAAATCACATCATAAGAATTCATTTCTTCTACTATTTCTGTAAGCTTTGGTCTGGCATTTTTTCTCTTTTCTTCCTGTGCTACATTTGTTGTTTCCGTATAATCTTCCGGATAAGATTTTACTGTTTTGATTTGGAACATGTCGCTTCCTGTTAATTCCTGTATTTTCTTTGCTATTACTTCTGTGTTTCCAATTGGCAGGTTTACAATACTGCCTGCCACATAACTATTTCCTTTGCGTGAAAAATAAGCGATAAGGCTCTTAGAATTTGTCATTTCCTTTCCCTTTCTAATCAAGCATCTTTTCTATTCTACCTATTAAATATCAAATTTAGCAGTATCTAGCCATTTCACGATTTCTGGATCATTATGTGAAAAGAAGCTGCTTTTTTTCGTGTCTAGTGATGCAATCTTCTCCATGTCTTCTTGGCTTAATTTAAAATCAAAAATATTAAAGTTTTCAATAATTCTTTCTTTGTGTACAGACTTCGGAATCGCAACCACTCCTCTTTGTATCAACCAGCGTAAAATTACCTGTGCCACTGATTTGCTATATTTTTCAGCCAGTGATAACAAAACTTCATTCTGGAACATGTTATTTCTTCCTTCTGCAAAAGGTCCCCAGGATTCTATCTGTACATTGTACTCTTTCATCAGTTTAGCACTTTCTATTTGCTGGCAGAATGGGTGTGTTTCAATTTGATTTATGGCAGGAACCACTTCATTATGAAGTATTAAATCCACCAGACGATCCATCTGAAAGTTACTAACCCCAATCGCCCTAATTTTCCCCTCACGATACAGTTCCTCCATAGCTCGCCAAGAACCATATACATCGCCAAATGGCTGATGGATTAAATACAAATCCAAATAATCCAATTGCAATCTTTTCAGCGATTTCTCGAAGGCTCTTTTTGCACTCTCGTAACCGGCATCCTGAATCCAGAGCTTAGTCGTAATAAACAGTTCCTCTCTCGGTACGCCACTGTGTTTGATTGCTCTGCCAACCGCCTCTTCGTTTAGATAAGCAGCAGCGGTATCAATCAAACGATAGCCTGCCATGATCGCATCATAAACACACTGTTCGCATTCCTTCGCATCAGCAATCTGATAAACTCCAAAGCCCAGTATAGGCATCTCAACACCATTGTTTAAAATTATGTTTTGCATACTAAATCCTCCTTTGATTTTGCAAGCTGCATAGTTTGATTGCTCAATACTCATTTTACTCGGAATTTCCGCCTTTCCTCGAACTGGCAGACAGCACCAATACATTTTTGCCCATAAAATTAATTCTCCGATCTCTTTAGTTCTTTTTCTTTTTCAACTACTATCTGTTCATATACTGCAATTTTATAATTCAGGCGTTCCAGTGTTTTCTGCATATCTTCCATTCTTGCAATTAACTGCTTACGCTGCTCGGTCAAAAGTTCTTTTCTGGCCTCAATGGTCGCATCACCCTGTTG
Protein-coding regions in this window:
- a CDS encoding transposase zinc-binding domain-containing protein, which translates into the protein MKTKGIIKQIFQEHFNRFWEAKKEKFPEKMREHLLSEVLKMLYCGDVTLGFVAYICMQCFEKIKVGFS
- a CDS encoding aldo/keto reductase — protein: MEKRKLGNSGFEVSAIGLGCMGMSHGYGPASDKKEMISLIHAAIDRGVTFFDTAEVYGPYVNEELVGEALAPFKGKVVIATKFGIKMVDGKQVLDSKRSTIRQSVEGSLKRLKVEAIDLYYQHRVDPNVPIEEVAGVIQDLIKEGKIRYWGLSEAGVQTIRRAHAVQPLTAIQSEYSMMWRSPEEELLPTLEELGIGFVPFSPLGKGFLTGKIDKNATFVSSDFRSIVPRFKPENLEANQVLVELIKKVAAGKNATPAQIALAWVLAQKPWIVPIPGTRKLERLEENLGAADIELTPEELSDLNDALSKIKISGERYPAGSEYANRTGK
- a CDS encoding flavodoxin encodes the protein MTNSKSLIAYFSRKGNSYVAGSIVNLPIGNTEVIAKKIQELTGSDMFQIKTVKSYPEDYTETTNVAQEEKRKNARPKLTEIVEEMNSYDVIYIGYPNWWGTMPMAVFTFLESYDFSGKTIIPFCTHEGSGMGSSERDIKKLCPNAKVLSGLAIRGGSVDRADKDVANWLKKLNLIP
- a CDS encoding aldo/keto reductase — its product is MQNIILNNGVEMPILGFGVYQIADAKECEQCVYDAIMAGYRLIDTAAAYLNEEAVGRAIKHSGVPREELFITTKLWIQDAGYESAKRAFEKSLKRLQLDYLDLYLIHQPFGDVYGSWRAMEELYREGKIRAIGVSNFQMDRLVDLILHNEVVPAINQIETHPFCQQIESAKLMKEYNVQIESWGPFAEGRNNMFQNEVLLSLAEKYSKSVAQVILRWLIQRGVVAIPKSVHKERIIENFNIFDFKLSQEDMEKIASLDTKKSSFFSHNDPEIVKWLDTAKFDI